In Pelmatolapia mariae isolate MD_Pm_ZW linkage group LG2, Pm_UMD_F_2, whole genome shotgun sequence, one DNA window encodes the following:
- the LOC134636762 gene encoding protocadherin gamma-A11-like: MRRQVLFFISIFYIGYVVGQVSFSIPEEMPKGSVVGNIARELGIDVRRLKSGKSRIFTSDSAEYIELSRERGVLLVKERIDRESLCRQTTPCALHLQIILENPMELFRITVEITDINDNSPSFKNDEKRFEISESAVTGSKFVLERAVDADIGINGLKNYSLRPTDNFVLRIENQADGHKKVEMVLQKPLDREKQEQISLLLNAVDGGDPQMSGTVKIYVTVLDVNDNAPVFTKSVYKAAIAENSQKGTTVTTVSASDADKGTNGDVSYLVSATMDSVSDIFTVNQNGEVILVGEVDFEKAKYYQIDIEAKDSGGLSDSSKVIVDVIDINDNEPVISILSKSDSIPENSPHNTVIVMFSVFDPDSSNNGQVNCRLNSNIPFTITAASNDFYSLVTDSDLDRERASECNITLTCSDEGVPSLSSSVILTLQISDVNDNAPVFERSSYEAYVVENNTPGLLIFTVKATDADWNQNARVSYILEDCSINGVPVSSYVSVSADSGVIHAVRSFDYEQIKDFHFHVKAQDGGSPPLSSNVTVKVMIRDQNDNPPQVLYPVQTGGSLVAEMVPRSADVGYLVTKVVAVDVDSGQNAWLSYKLQKATDRALFEVGLQNGEIRTIRQVTDKDAIKQRLTVIVEDNGQPSRSATVVVNVAVADSFPEVLSEFTELTHDKEYNDNLTFYLVLALAVVSFLFITCLVVIISVKIYRWRQSRILYHSNLPVIPYYPPRYSDTLGTGTLPHVYNYEVCRTTDSRKSDCKFGRAGSQNVLIMDPSSTGTMQRIQSEKSILDEPDSPLEVS; the protein is encoded by the coding sequence ATGAGACGGCAAGTACTGTTTTTTATCTCGATCTTCTATATAGGTTATGTTGTCGGTCAAGTGAGCTTCTCTATTCCGGAGGAAATGCCAAAGGGGTCTGTTGTCGGAAATATAGCTCGAGAATTGGGCATAGATGTGAGGAGACTAAAGTCAGGTAAATCTCGTATATTTACGAGCGACAGCGCAGAATACATAGAGCTGAGTAGGGAGAGAGGAGTCCTCCTCGTCAAAGAGAGAATCGACAGAGAGTCACTCTGCAGACAGACGACGCCTTGTGCTTTGCATTTGCAGATTATTCTAGAAAACCCAATGGAGCTTTTTCGAATAACGGTCGAAATCACTGATATAAACGACAACAGTCCAAGTTTTAAAAACGATGAGAAACGTTTTGAAATAAGCGAATCCGCAGTTACAGGATCGAAATTCGTGTTAGAAAGAGCGGTCGATGCAGATATTGGAATAAATGGCCTGAAAAATTATAGCCTGAGACCTACAGATAACTTTGTTCTGAGAATCGAAAATCAGGCTGATGGACATAAAAAGGTTGAAATGGTTTTACAAAAGCCGTTAGATCGAGAAAAGCAGGAACAAATATCATTGTTGTTAAACGCCGTAGACGGAGGGGATCCTCAAATGTCGGGTACGGTAAAGATTTATGTGACCGTACTCGATGTGAATGACAACGCTCCGGTTTTCACGAAGTCGGTTTACAAGGCGGCTATAGCCGAAAACTCTCAGAAAGGAACAACAGTGACAACAGTGAGCGCTTCTGATGCAGATAAAGGGACAAATGGGGATGTTTCTTATTTAGTATCAGCTACAATGGATAGTGTATCTGACATATTTACAGTAAATCAAAATGGTGAAGTAATATTAGTTGGTGAAGTTGACTTTGAAAAAGCCAAGTATTACCAAATTGATATTGAGGCCAAAGACAGTGGTGGTCTTTCTGATTCCAGTAAGGTTATAGTTGATGTTATTGACATTAATGATAATGAGCCTGTAATCAGTATACTTTCGAAATCAGATTCTATTCCTGAAAACTCTCCCCATAATACAGTTATAGTTATGTTCAGTGTCTTTGACCCAGATTCAAGTAATAATGGTCAAGTAAACTGCAGATTAAATAGTAACATACCATTTACTATTACAGCTGCCTCAAATGATTTCTACAGCTTGGTAACAGACAGTGAtttagacagagagagagcctCTGAGTGCAACATCACTTTGACCTGCTCTGATGAGGGAGTGCCCTCCCTCTCCAGCAGCGTCATTCTCACCTTACAGATCTCAGACGTAAATGATAACGCGCCTGTCTTTGAGAGGAGCTCATATGAGGCCTATGTTGTAGAAAACAACACACCAGGTCTCTTGATATTCACAGTCAAAGCCACAGACGCTGACTGGAACCAGAATGCCCGTGTTTCTTACATACTGGAGGACTGCTCCATTAACGGAGTGCCAGTCTCTTCATATGTGTCGGTTAGTGCTGATAGTGGAGTCATCCATGCAGTGCGCTCTTTTGACTATGAGCAGATCAAAGATTTCCACTTCCACGTAAAAGCGCAGGATGGAGGCTCTCCTCCACTCAGCAGCAACGTGACTGTGAAAGTAATGATCCGGGACCAGAACGACAACCCCCCTCAGGTTCTGTACCCAGTCCAGACTGGTGGCTCTCTGGTGGCTGAAATGGTGCCTCGTTCAGCAGATGTGGGCTATCTGGTGACTAAAGTGGTGGCTGTTGATGTGGACTCTGGACAGAATGCCTGGCTCTCCTATAAACTGCAGAAAGCCACAGACAGGGCGCTGTTTGAAGTGGGCTTACAGAATGGAGAAATCAGAACTATCCGCCAAGTCACTGATAAAGATGCTATCAAACAAAGACTGACTGTTATAGTGGAGGACAACGGGCAGCCCTCTCGTTCAGCTACAGTCGTTGTTAACGTGGCGGTGGCGGACAGCTTCCCTGAAGTGCTGTCGGAGTTCACTGAGTTGACAcacgacaaggagtacaatGACAACCTGACTTTTTACTTAGTCTTGGCTCTGGCTGTAGTTTCCTTCCTCTTCATCACGTGTTTAGTGGTTATTATATCAGTCAAAATCTACAGATGGAGACAGTCTCGCATCCTGTATCACTCCAACCTGCCTGTCATTCCATATTATCCACCACGTTACTCAGACACTTTGGGCACAGGGACTCTTCCACATGTGTACAATTACGAGGTGTGCAGGACGACTGACTCCAGAAAGAGTGACTGTAAGTTCGGCAGAGCTGGTAGTCAGAACGTGCTGATAATGGACCCCAGTTCTACAGGAACGATGCAGCGGATACAGAGTGAAAAGAGCATCCTGGATGAACCAGACTCTCCTCTAGAGGTCAGTTAA
- the LOC134644644 gene encoding protocadherin beta-16-like translates to MILQSRWTETMKWQVILFFSMLSLCYVFGQVSYSVPEEMSKGSLVGKIAQDLGLDLKRLKTGKARLHVGNSAKYIELNKERGVLLIKERMDREALCKQTTPCALHFQMILENPIEFYRVTVEITDINDNAPIFKMKDMVFEISESAVKGSKFILEKALDSDVGINGLKSYSLNPTDNFALKLNDNTNGGKEIEMVLEKPLDREKEEQLTLTLTAVDGGEPQLSGTVQIHVTILDVNDNAPVFTQSTYKSSLMENSLKGTQLITVTATDKDEGTNGFVTYSISNNIDGISDLFEIHETSGEVRLIGNVDYETSKHYQLNIKAKDQGGLSDSCKIMFDITDVNDNSPIIDLMSTTQSVPEDSTLKTVVAVMNVHDADSDDNGVVKCFLNDNVPFNIESTSNSFYSIITDSDLDRERASEYNITVTCSDEGVPSLSSSVTLTLQISDVNDNAPVFERSSYEAYIVENNTPGLLIFTVKATDADWNQNARVSYILEDSSVNGVPVSSYVSVSANSGVIHAVRSFDYEQIKDFHFRVKAQDGGSPPLSSNVTVKVMIRDQNDNPPQVLYPVQTGGSLVAEMVPRSADVGYLVTKVVAVDVDSGQNAWLSYKLQKATDRALFEVGLQNGEIRTIRQVTDKDAIKQSLTVIVEDNGQPSRSATVVVNVAVADSFPEVLSEFTELTHDKEYNDNLTFYLVLALAVVSFLFITCLVVIISVKIYRWRQSRILYHSNLPVIPYYPPRYSDTLGTGTLPHVYNYEVCRTTDSRKSDCKFGRAGSQNVLIMDPSSTGTMQRIQSEKSILDEPDSPLEVS, encoded by the coding sequence ATGATATTACAAAGCCGTTGGACCGAAACAATGAAATGGCAAGTGATACTGTTTTTCTCAATGCTCTCTCTCTGTTATGTGTTCGGGCAGGTAAGCTATTCTGTTCCAGAAGAAATGTCAAAAGGCTCGTTAGTCGGTAAGATAGCACAAGATTTAGGTTTGGACCTAAAACGGTTGAAAACGGGAAAAGCTCGCTTGCATGTTGGAAACAGCGCTAAATACATTGAACTGAATAAAGAAAGGGGGGTGCTTCTTATCAAGGAGAGAATGGATAGGGAGGCTTTATGCAAACAAACGACTCCCTGTGCTTTACACTTTCAAATGATTTTGGAAAATCCCATCGAGTTCTACCGTGTTACTGTAGAAATAACAGATATAAACGACAACGCCCCGATATTCAAAATGAAAGATATGGTATTTGAAATAAGCGAGTCGGCTGTGAAGGGGTCAAAATTTATATTAGAGAAAGCACTGGATTCTGACGTTGGAATAAATGGGCTTAAAAGCTACTCCCTTAACCCAACAGATAATTTTGCTTTGAAACTCAACGACAACACTAATGGGGGGAAAGAAATAGAGATGGTTTTGGAGAAACCTCTTGATcgagagaaagaggagcagcTGACTCTTACACTAACAGCCGTCGACGGAGGTGAACCTCAGCTCTCGGGGACAGTGCAAATTCATGTAACTATATTAGATGTCAATGACAACGCACCGGTTTTTACACAGTCAACGTACAAAAGTAGTTTAATGGAAAATTCTCTAAAAGGAACTCAACTGATTACTGTTACAGCCACCGATAAAGATGAAGGAACAAATGGTTTCGTAACATATTCGATATCAAATAACATTGATGGAATTTCTGATTTATTTGAAATACATGAGACAAGCGGGGAAGTACGGTTGATCGGAAATGTAGATTATGAAACATCGAAACATTATCAGCTCAATATTAAAGCCAAAGATCAGGGTGGTCTCAGTGACTCGTGTAAGATTATGTTTGATATTACTGATGTAAATGATAATAGCCCAATAATAGATTTAATGTCGACTACTCAATCGGTTCCAGAAGATTCCACCTTAAAAACCGTTGTTGCAGTTATGAACGTGCATGATGCTGATTCAGACGATAATGGAGTAGTTAAATGTTTCCTAAATGACAATGTACCTTTTAATATTGAGAGTACATCAAATAGCTTCTACAGCATCATAACAGACAGTGAtttagacagagagagagcatcAGAATATAACATCACTGTGACCTGCTCTGATGAGGGAGTGCCCTCCCTCTCCAGCAGCGTCACTCTCACCTTACAGATCTCAGACGTTAATGATAACGCACCTGTCTTTGAGAGAAGCTCATATGAGGCCTATATTGTAGAAAACAACACGCCAGGTCTCTTGATATTCACAGTCAAAGCCACAGACGCTGACTGGAACCAGAATGCCCGTGTTTCTTACATACTGGAGGACTCCTCCGTTAACGGAGTGCCAGTCTCCTCATATGTGTCGGTTAGTGCTAATAGTGGAGTCATCCATGCAGTGCGCTCTTTTGACTACGAGCAGATCAAAGATTTCCACTTCCGCGTAAAAGCGCAGGATGGAGGCTCTCCTCCACTCAGCAGCAACGTGACTGTGAAAGTAATGATCCGGGACCAGAACGACAACCCCCCTCAGGTTCTGTACCCAGTCCAGACTGGTGGCTCTCTGGTGGCTGAAATGGTGCCTCGTTCAGCAGATGTGGGCTATCTGGTGACTAAAGTGGTGGCTGTTGATGTGGACTCTGGACAGAATGCCTGGCTCTCCTATAAACTGCAGAAAGCCACAGACAGGGCGCTGTTTGAAGTGGGCTTACAGAATGGAGAAATCAGAACTATCCGCCAAGTCACTGATAAAGATGCTATCAAACAAAGTCTGACTGTTATAGTGGAGGACAACGGGCAGCCCTCTCGTTCAGCTACAGTCGTTGTTAACGTGGCGGTGGCGGACAGCTTCCCTGAAGTGCTGTCGGAGTTCACTGAGTTGACAcacgacaaggagtacaatGACAACCTGACTTTTTACTTAGTCTTGGCTCTGGCTGTAGTTTCCTTCCTCTTCATCACGTGTTTAGTGGTTATTATATCAGTCAAAATCTACAGATGGAGACAGTCTCGCATCCTGTATCACTCCAACCTGCCTGTCATTCCATATTATCCACCACGTTACTCAGACACTTTGGGCACAGGGACTCTTCCACATGTGTACAATTACGAGGTGTGCAGGACGACTGACTCCAGAAAGAGTGACTGTAAGTTCGGCAGAGCTGGTAGTCAGAACGTGCTGATAATGGACCCCAGTTCTACAGGAACGATGCAGCGGATACAGAGTGAAAAGAGCATCCTGGATGAACCAGACTCTCCTCTAGAGGTCAGTTAA